TCAGACCGCTGAATCAGTACAAGGTCCCAGTGGACTCGACTTCGGTTGCCGTTATCCGCTTCGTCATAGGCATTACCAGGAGTGAAATGAAATGAACCGCCGATCTTTTCGTCGAATAGTGTGTCCAGCATCGGATGCAGAATTCGATTGTTGGTCCCGAGTGACCATTCACCGACATAGCGAGCGCCTTCGTCTGTGTCGAGAATACGGTTGAGTCGCTCGGAATCGTTGCTGCAGTTGGCAGTGACAATCCGCCCATCCTTCAGTTCAAACTCAATTCCATCAAAGACCACTCCCTGATATCGAGATTTCGTATTGAACCTGATCGTACCGTTGACACTGTCACGAACCGGAGCTGTGAAGCATTCACCGTCGGGAATATTGCATTCACCGGAGCAGGGCACGACCGGAATATTCTCAATTGAGAATGTGAGATCCGTTCCAGGCGCGGTGATCCGAACTTCCCGGGCATCCTCCATTCGAACCACCAGTGGTTTCAGATCTTCTGCCATACGAGCATAATCAGCCGTGCACACCTCGAAGTAAAAGTCCTCGAACTGCTGCGTACTTTGTTGAGCCGCCTGGGCCATAGAGGATGTCGGATAGCGCAGCACCACCCATCGCGTACCGGGCACTCGGATGTCGATGTGGACCGGCTGCCACCAGTGTTTGGTATACAGTTCCATTTTTTCCGGAGAGACATCAGACATTTCTTCGGAATTTGCTGTGCCGCGAATACCGATATAAGCGTCGGCCAGCTTCATCGCGTCGGCCTCCAGTTGCCCTGCCAACGTCATCGACTCAACTGTCGCAGAGCGATACAGACTGCGAAGCACAGAGTTATTTTTCCAAATCACCAGCGGAATCGCACCACGTGCCGTGGCTTCCTCAATCAATCGGCAGACGAGACCGGGTTCGGGCAGGTCAAATGCTTCGATGATGACCTTCTGTCCGGCTTTCAGCCGACAACTGTGGTCGATCAGCGTTGTGGCAAGCCGACTTATCCGTGGATCCTGCATTTCCAACCTCTACAACGGCGGCAGACAGATCGAATCCGAATAATAATAGTAACCGCTGTGCCGCAGCGACAATCGATTCGTCCAACTGAAGCCAGGGATTGTGCGTAGAGATGATCCTGCGGCAGAAACGGAGGGTCTTGTGATGCGACCTGCTGTAGCATCCGGTATGGTTCTCCTGCATTTCCATCCGCAGCTCCCTTTCACACTGACCAGGCACATTTGTGATTCGTATCGTCTACGTGATTCCCACACTGGATCAGTCCGGTGCCGAACGCCAACTGACTCTGCTGGCTACGGGCCTGCCTCGTGACGAATATGAACCCCATGTGATTGCTTTAAATCGGGGGGGACACTATGCACAGGTGATGCGGGATCACGGAATTCCGGTCCATGTACTCGGAAAACGATTCCGATTCGATCCACTGACCTGGTTCCGCCTTCACTCACGACTGAAAGCGATCCGGCCGCACATCATCCAGTCCTGTATTTTTGCTGCCAATTCATACGTCAGACTGCCAGGTGTTCGTCCCGCAGGCTCTCAGTTGATTGTTTCTGAGCGGTGCGTGGACAGCTGGAAAAGCGACTGGCAAAAGTCTCTTGACGTAAAACTCTCCGGGCGTATGGATGTGATGACAGCCAACTCACAGAGTGTTGCGGATTTCTATCGCGACGAAATCGGTATCGCAGCGAACGTCCTGCACGTC
The DNA window shown above is from Fuerstiella sp. and carries:
- a CDS encoding aminopeptidase — translated: MQDPRISRLATTLIDHSCRLKAGQKVIIEAFDLPEPGLVCRLIEEATARGAIPLVIWKNNSVLRSLYRSATVESMTLAGQLEADAMKLADAYIGIRGTANSEEMSDVSPEKMELYTKHWWQPVHIDIRVPGTRWVVLRYPTSSMAQAAQQSTQQFEDFYFEVCTADYARMAEDLKPLVVRMEDAREVRITAPGTDLTFSIENIPVVPCSGECNIPDGECFTAPVRDSVNGTIRFNTKSRYQGVVFDGIEFELKDGRIVTANCSNDSERLNRILDTDEGARYVGEWSLGTNNRILHPMLDTLFDEKIGGSFHFTPGNAYDEADNGNRSRVHWDLVLIQRSDYGGGEIRFDGEIIRRDGRFVPEDLQPLNIGLPE